The following proteins are co-located in the Acinetobacter sp. NCu2D-2 genome:
- a CDS encoding alpha,alpha-trehalose-phosphate synthase (UDP-forming) encodes MSKLIVLSNRVTLPQPQKQQAGGLAVALEDALNGIGGIWVGWHGEKSDLPQDQFDQLIDGAVEYHTCALSHDQYVGFYCGFANDVLWPFMHQQQQYIQFNESDYQTYQNVNRKFAQHLHRISDDDDIIWVHDYHFLSVAHYCRKLGMKNRIGFFLHIPFPSEHLWQQVPHAKTLARDLADYDLLGLQTEYDQEHCFQFLRKTLNLKSVQQNVLIHETRQVSVQCYPIGVHPSAIQKRAAAEFSVPLDFNLNPNKPIKNIISVDRIDYSKGLLEKISALHQFYAKQPEMLEQVCQLQIACPCRLDVDTYQDLYQRFKKDVESLNQAYPTQHGPVFDCRYDSLDHVNLMRLYRHSDICWVNSVKDGMNLVAKEYIAAQDPENPGVLILSKYAGASEHMAEAIIVDPYNTESMIQGLNRAITMSKDERISRYQLLYQGLKDFDIIDWRNQFLEDLRNTGQTFYYIKRPNQVSQYQPYF; translated from the coding sequence ATGTCAAAACTCATTGTACTATCTAATCGCGTAACACTACCTCAACCTCAAAAACAGCAAGCTGGTGGTTTAGCTGTCGCGTTAGAAGATGCCCTGAATGGTATTGGTGGCATATGGGTGGGTTGGCATGGTGAAAAATCAGATTTACCACAGGATCAATTTGATCAGCTGATTGATGGTGCTGTTGAATACCATACCTGTGCATTAAGTCATGATCAGTACGTTGGATTTTACTGTGGTTTTGCAAACGATGTGTTATGGCCGTTTATGCATCAGCAACAACAATATATTCAATTTAATGAGTCCGATTATCAGACTTACCAGAATGTGAACCGAAAATTTGCCCAACATTTACATCGTATCTCAGATGACGACGATATTATTTGGGTACACGATTATCATTTTTTAAGTGTTGCGCATTACTGCCGTAAATTAGGAATGAAAAACCGCATTGGGTTCTTCTTGCATATTCCTTTTCCTTCTGAACACTTATGGCAACAAGTTCCACATGCGAAAACCTTAGCCCGTGATTTGGCTGATTATGATTTATTAGGTTTGCAGACGGAATATGATCAGGAACATTGTTTCCAATTCCTACGCAAAACACTTAATCTTAAATCTGTACAGCAAAATGTACTGATTCATGAAACCCGACAAGTATCCGTACAATGTTATCCAATTGGTGTGCATCCAAGCGCCATTCAAAAACGAGCAGCTGCGGAATTTAGTGTACCTTTAGATTTTAACCTAAACCCAAACAAACCCATCAAGAATATAATCTCGGTCGATCGTATTGACTACAGTAAAGGTCTGCTCGAAAAAATCAGTGCTTTACACCAATTTTATGCAAAACAGCCTGAAATGCTGGAGCAAGTGTGTCAACTACAAATTGCCTGTCCTTGCCGTTTAGATGTAGACACCTATCAAGACCTTTATCAGCGATTTAAAAAAGATGTTGAGAGCTTAAACCAAGCCTATCCAACGCAACATGGTCCTGTGTTTGATTGTCGTTATGATTCTTTAGATCATGTAAATTTAATGCGCTTATATCGCCATTCAGATATCTGTTGGGTCAATTCTGTAAAAGATGGAATGAATCTTGTCGCAAAAGAATATATTGCTGCACAAGATCCTGAAAATCCGGGTGTCTTAATTCTATCGAAATATGCAGGTGCCTCTGAACATATGGCAGAAGCAATTATTGTCGATCCTTACAATACTGAAAGTATGATTCAAGGATTAAATCGTGCAATCACAATGTCTAAGGATGAACGCATATCGAGATATCAGCTGCTTTACCAAGGTTTAAAGGATTTCGATATTATAGATTGGCGTAATCAATTCTTAGAGGATCTAAGAAATACGGGACAAACTTTTTATTATATTAAACGTCCTAATCAGGTTAGTCAGTATCAACCTTACTTCTAA
- a CDS encoding MFS transporter: MSTQTLFLKVRQFPLSVWQKIATALCFFSLGFSTAAWAPMIANVTHHLQLSHSQFGILLLGAGIGSMIAMPIAAKLANQFGCRPILAVLLFCFMGILPALAMSSSVWMLAIALFGFGFSAGGLGVTVNLQATQIEKITQQNLMPLFHGICSLGGLIGVSLVTFLMSIGFSIHFSALTISFILLLIVFAALPFCLGHQKVVKENTSDQVIEKKALPSVTILFIGLICFVSFLSEGAAMDWSGIYLNTHFKVDASQAGLAYSFFAALMMTGRFAGQFIIHHLGERNTILMSAVLASLGLMIVVFAPIWQIVLMGYAVLGLGSSNIVPLMFSKAGRQTQMPSHTALSYVSLFAYSGSLMGPAFVGFASDIFGLAAVFTIIAFALLAIALMNQMTNDHATVIDIETHHQTPA, encoded by the coding sequence ATGTCAACCCAAACTTTATTCCTCAAAGTTCGTCAGTTTCCTTTATCTGTATGGCAAAAAATCGCAACTGCACTATGCTTTTTCAGTTTAGGTTTTAGTACAGCCGCTTGGGCTCCGATGATTGCCAATGTGACCCATCACTTACAGCTGAGCCATTCTCAGTTTGGTATTTTGTTATTAGGTGCAGGTATTGGCTCTATGATAGCTATGCCGATTGCAGCCAAACTTGCGAATCAATTTGGTTGTCGCCCAATACTGGCAGTTCTTCTTTTCTGTTTTATGGGAATTCTACCTGCACTTGCGATGAGCTCTAGTGTTTGGATGCTCGCGATTGCGTTATTCGGGTTTGGTTTTAGTGCTGGTGGGTTAGGGGTGACCGTAAATTTACAAGCAACCCAAATTGAAAAAATCACCCAACAAAATCTTATGCCGCTCTTTCATGGCATCTGTAGTTTAGGTGGTTTAATCGGTGTGTCATTAGTGACATTTTTGATGAGTATTGGGTTTAGTATTCATTTCAGTGCACTAACGATCAGCTTTATTTTATTGTTGATTGTTTTCGCTGCTCTTCCATTCTGTTTAGGTCATCAAAAGGTAGTAAAAGAAAATACCTCTGATCAGGTTATTGAGAAAAAAGCTTTACCTAGTGTCACGATTCTTTTTATCGGACTGATTTGTTTTGTCTCTTTTTTGTCTGAAGGTGCAGCGATGGACTGGAGTGGTATTTATTTAAATACTCATTTTAAAGTTGATGCATCTCAAGCGGGATTAGCCTATAGCTTTTTTGCTGCATTGATGATGACAGGACGATTTGCAGGGCAGTTTATTATCCATCATTTAGGTGAACGAAATACGATTTTAATGAGCGCCGTATTGGCAAGTTTAGGTTTAATGATTGTGGTATTTGCACCAATATGGCAAATCGTTCTAATGGGTTATGCTGTATTAGGTTTGGGAAGTTCCAATATTGTTCCATTAATGTTTTCTAAAGCGGGTCGTCAAACACAAATGCCATCGCATACGGCTTTATCCTATGTGTCATTATTTGCTTATAGTGGATCACTGATGGGACCTGCATTCGTTGGTTTTGCCAGTGACATATTTGGATTGGCAGCTGTATTTACCATCATTGCTTTTGCTTTGTTGGCGATTGCACTGATGAATCAAATGACAAACGATCATGCAACGGTCATTGATATAGAAACACATCATCAAACACCAGCTTAA
- a CDS encoding glycosyltransferase family 2 protein, which produces MREYQTHAIDIMCGVVEVSSWAHLSQTTQHEYLSHYQDCMNHRHIHGANLCFKSKVYQALGGFQALTCHEDVEFIQRAEAHHFNILWTNQLRVKTSSRLQSRVTHGFAHFLENLESKRLLS; this is translated from the coding sequence ATGCGCGAATATCAAACACATGCTATAGATATTATGTGTGGTGTCGTTGAAGTAAGTTCTTGGGCACATTTGAGCCAGACAACACAACATGAATATCTATCTCATTATCAGGATTGTATGAATCATCGACATATCCATGGGGCAAATCTGTGCTTCAAGTCCAAGGTCTATCAGGCTTTAGGTGGCTTCCAAGCATTAACGTGTCATGAAGATGTGGAATTTATCCAGCGTGCAGAAGCTCATCATTTCAATATCCTCTGGACCAATCAATTGCGTGTGAAAACCAGTAGCCGCTTGCAATCTAGAGTGACCCATGGCTTTGCTCATTTTTTAGAAAATTTAGAAAGCAAAAGACTGTTGAGTTAA
- a CDS encoding glycosyltransferase, whose translation MKHLGVVIPACNEEQYIEACIEALTKATQYHQSLSLSQDSISFKIEILVVLDHCTDKTQTILERLDINFLVCDFQCVGKTRDLGIQHHITRF comes from the coding sequence ATGAAGCATCTTGGTGTTGTTATCCCTGCTTGTAACGAAGAACAATATATTGAAGCATGTATTGAAGCATTAACTAAAGCGACTCAATACCATCAATCTTTGAGTTTAAGTCAAGATTCAATTTCTTTTAAAATCGAAATATTGGTCGTATTGGATCATTGTACGGATAAAACACAGACCATCTTAGAACGCTTAGATATCAATTTTTTAGTTTGTGATTTTCAGTGTGTAGGCAAAACACGTGATTTAGGCATACAGCATCATATCACAAGGTTTTGA